The Salmo salar chromosome ssa04, Ssal_v3.1, whole genome shotgun sequence genomic sequence tgtaaaaatgtgtgagggtcttaggggccatgacaaatttcttcagcctcctgaggttgaggaggcgctgttgcgctttcttcatcacactgtctgtgtgggtggaccacttcagtttgtcagtggtgtgTACACCGagcaacttgaagctttccaacttctccactgcagtcccgtcgatgtggataggggggtgctacttctgctgtttcctgaagtccacgatcatctcctttgttttgttgacatttagtgagatgttattttcctgacactacactccgagagccctcacctcctccatgtaggctgtctcgtcattgttggtaatcaagcctactactgttgtgtcatctgcaaacatatgattgagttggaggcgtgcatggccatgcagtcatgggtgaacagggagtacaggaggtggctgagcatgcacccttgtggggccacagtgttgaggatcagcgaagtggagatattgtttcctaccttcaccacctgggggctgcccatCAGGTAGtacaggacccaattgcacagggcggggttgagacccaggaccAGGGGTTgagacagaagtgagtgctgactgggatagggagagattgaatatgtccgtaaacactccagccagctggtctccgcatgctctgaggacgcggcttgggatgccgtctgggccggcagccttgcaagggttaacacgcttaaattaTTTACTCACGTagggccatggagaaggagagcccacagtacttggtagcgggccgcgtcggtggcactgtgttatcctcaaagcgggcgaaggtgtttagcttgtccggaagcaagacatcggcgtccacgacgtggctggttttccctttgtagtccgtgattgtctgtaatgtagaccctgccacttatgtcttgtgtctgagctgttgaattgtgactccactttgtttctatactgacattttgacTGTTTGAttaccttacggagggaataactccactgtttgtatttggccatattcccagtcaccttgccatgttaaatgcggtggttcgcgctttcagttttgcacgaatgctgccatctatccacggtttctgtttagggtaggttttaatagtcacattgggtacaacatcacctatacacttcctgataaactccgTATCACCGTATCagtgtattcatcaatgttattctcggaggctaccgagattccgattggtcagaccagcgttgaatagtccttagcacgggtacttcctgtttgagtttctgcctataggcagggaggagcaaaatggagttgtgatcagatttgccgaagagAGGCCGGGGGGaaggccttgtaggcatcccgggatttggagtagcagtggtcgagtgttttagcaaCGCAAGTTCTACAGtcgatgtgttgatagaacttcggtagcgttttcctcaaatttgctttgttaaaatccccagctacaataaatgcggcctcagaatatgtggtttccagtttgcataaagtccagtgaagttgtTTGAAgtccgtcgtggtatcggcttgagggggaatatacacggctgtgactataaccgcagataattatcttgggaggtaatacggtcgtcatttgattgtgaggtattctaggtttggtgaacaaaaggacttgagttcctgtatgttatcacaatcacaccatgagtagttaataatGAAACATATACCCCgcccttcttcccagagagatatttattcctgtctgcggcatgaagctttcattagaccaatgaaattgccgaacgggttaaggtcaaacaacttttttgtttactgtttagtttaaatcgagcactctcaaacttcccatcattctgattacggtagtcattttgtcaccctcatcatggcaaagacacggagaaatgcatatgatgcagctttcaagttgaaggcgattgatctggctgttggaaaaggaaatagagctgctgcacgggagcttggtcttaatgagtcgatgataagacgttggaaacagcagcgtgaggaattgactcagtgcaaaaagacaactaaagcttactgctaattttttgttacaagccgtgtttcgttaaagcctatttatttttgttacaagccgtgtttcgttaaagcctgtgtaaagttcatttgtttcaatgtaccggtaggcacctgcggcttatagacatgtgcggcttatttatgttcaaaataatatatttttttaattcagtgggtgcggcttatattcaggtgcgcttaatagtccggaaattacggtatgtgTTAAATTTTAGCTCAAAGAGCAGAAACATGGGATTAGGCAATTGTAAAAACTTAATTGGCAAGAGGGGAGGATCTTGACTCCTAGCTTGCACCTGTCATGAGAGTAGACTAGCCTCTTTGTGTATCGTTAGCACGCCTCATACTGATGTGACAACTGATTACCCGTTTTTGATGTGTCATAACATATCATTTTCTTCTGTGTCACTGGACTATAATGGGGGTTAGACCAAGAAAACCAGAATAGTTGCCAAAGGTGTGTCATTTTCTCATGTAGCCTAGGGACTGTCATGCTAGCTCATGGTTTCTTTCCATTgctcaaatcaagtcaaattttatttgtcacatgtacaggtgtagaccttactgtgaaagtcttacttacaaacccttaaccaacaagcaGTTTCAAGAAAAATAGTTAAGAAAATGtttgctaaataaactaaagtaataaataaaattgaaaaagtaatacaacaaagtaacaataacgaggctgtatacagggggtactggtactgagtatttgtgtgggggtacaggttagtcgaggaatttgtacatataggtaggggtaaagggactatgcatagataataaacagcgagtagcgtgtaaaaacaaagggtgggggggtcaatgtaaatagtccgggtggccatgtgattaattgttcagcaatcttgtggcttgggggtagaagctgttaagaagcctttttgacctagacttagcgctccggtaccgcttgccatggggtagcagagagaacagtctatggcttgggtgactggagtctttgacaattttttgggccttcctctgacactgcctagtatatatgtaggtcctggatggcaggaagcttgggctcagggatgtactgggctttacgcactaccctctgtagcgccttacggtcggataccgagcagttgccataccaggcggtggtgCAACCGgtctggatgctctcgatggtgcagctgtagaactctttgaggatctggggacccatgccaaatcttttcattctcctgagggggaaaaggcattgtcgtgccctcttcatgactttctttgtgtgtttggaccataatactCATTGGCCTTTGTATTTCATTACAAGAGGAACATTGCTTGATATGGCAGAGCGGTTCTTCGAAATGTTCTCATCTATATTTTACTGTGAAAATAACAAAGATCTAGCAGTCTAGGCAGACCAGATCAAAGTCACACACCATATGATTTCCCTAAATAATTAGTTTAGATATACCTTGTGGTATACTAAATCAGTGTGGCATGTAGAAGATTGAGTTCCTTCATTGTTATTCTCCATCTATGTTATTATATCCATTCCATTTGCTATGGTTTCATGTACCTTAATACAGATACCCATTGGGGGTCCTACTAATCACCCTAAACAACCAGAAACGGGTACCCAAAATAACCCCAAAGTACCCCAAACAGGTACCAAATAGAACCCAAAAgtaccccaaacaaccccaaacaacaagaaGCATCAAACTGCAGATTATGCACCCTGAGGCCACCTGGTCTGCAAACCTCAAAGCGCATGCACTTGCATCTTAGATGATATTTTTGCATCTGAGTTGGTATTTGTGCATTGCTCtaatgccctggaccagagctataaTCTgccactagctctggtccagggcatagCTGGTAGCTTGCTAGTACTGGTCCACACTAGCTCTGGTCTAGGGCATAGCTAGTAGTTCTGGTCcggactagctctggtccagggcgtagCTAGTAAATAACTAGCTCTGGTCCACATTAACTCTGGTCCACATTAACTCTAGTCTAGCTCTGGTCTGCACTAACTTGCTCTTGTCCAGTGTATAGCTAGTAGCTCTGATCCGCACTAACTCTACGCTCTGGACCAGAGCAAGTACGGACCAGCGCTACTAGCTATgccttggaccagagctagtgacATATTATAGCTGTGGTCCAGGGCGTTAAAGAACTGCAAGCACATATACCAACTGAGATGCAAAAATATGCCAGAAAATGCACTTTGAGGTTTCGCTTATAACAGGTGGCCTCAGCGTGCATAATCTGCAGCTGGATGCTTCTCATTGTTTGGGGACAGGGTACTTTTGGGTACCTGTTTGGGATTTTTGCAGGTTGTTTTAGTTACCTGTTTTTGTGGTTATTTGAGGTTGTTTGTGGTTGTTTGCGTTACCTGTTTGTGGTTGCTTGTGGTTGTTTTGGGTTGTTGGGTGTATCTTTTTGTGGTTGTTGCGGGTTGTTTGGGGCACCTGTTTTGTAGTTGTTTGTGGTTATTTGTGGTTGTTTGGGGTACCtttttggggttgtttggggtgATTAGTAGGACCCTCTGTGGGTTGTATATTTGTTTAAGTGAATTGTTTGTTAATGTCATTTGAAGCAATGGATGAAATACGCATCTATGCTCCATAATGTTTCCACCATATGTCCACCATAGTAAAAGGCAAAAAAAATCTCAATAACTTGGAATTTATTTGAGTATGCAAAGTGTAAAAACTTGTTTGGCCTTCATTCAATACATTCATGTTTTCAGATTATTTGGGTTACAATTTAATCAAGAAACATATAAAATAATTGAGATACATTAATAGATATTTAAATAGACATGTGACAATAATATTTATTAGAAAACAAATCTTTAAAATCTCGAAGttacaacaacattatatattataaaaaaatatttggctGAATTCATTGTTGTTCATGGCTGCTACTTTAAACGGCTCATGAGGGTCGATGTTCTAACAGGGCAGGAAGTAGCTGTTTCCTAGCACACGTAACTGTCTCCTGGTCCTCATGCTGTACTCAAACATGAAGGAGCCACTATAGAGGTAGGTAAAGCCTGTAAAACCATATAGGGTAGAGAGGTTAGAGACATCCTACTGGGCACATACTGGTTGAATCCCAAAAAATTCCACATCATTGTATATTTACATATGCTTGGCTTGTAATGCACAGTTGTGTGTTTAGATGCTGTATCACACTCACCTCGGACTTGGAAGGCTGCAGTCACTTTGCCTGTCATGCCTGGGAACCCTTCATCCACACGCTTGGGGAAACCTTTGTCCATCCTTTTCATTTCCTCGTCGTAACTACGGTAACAGAAATATTAGTGAGATTGTGATACTCTTGACATCTAATGGCAATACACAGTACATCGAAAAATGAATAGAAATGCAATAACTTGTAATGATAAAACAgactccactaacctgtagtattTGTCATCAACGAAGAACAAGGTCTTGCGAGAATCTACATCGTACAGGGCGGCGTCAACTTTTTTCACGGTACTGGGCAGACCCAAGCTGTTCAGGTTTCTGGGATAACCGGGGACGATGTCATAGCCGTAGAGAGCCCAGACCTGACTATCTGCAGGGACAGAGAAAGTATTACTGAGATATGACCCTGGCTCCAATTAAACAGGTTCGCATATTCACACAGTATTCATTACAgccatagtgtatagtgtactaGCCTATAGTGTAGTAGTACAgtgctttgcaaaagtattcacccccttggcgtttttcctattttgttgcattacgacatgtaatttaaatagatttttatttggatttcatgtaatggacatacacaaaatagtccaaattggtgaagtgaaatgaaaaaatgtacttgtttaaaaaaaaaaaagaaatgtggtacttgcatatgtattcactttgctatgaagcccctaaataatatctggtgcaaccaattaccttcagaagtcacataattagctaaataaagtccacctgtgtgcaatctaagtgtcacatgatctgtcacatgatctcggtatatatacacctgttctgaaaggccccagagtctgcaacaccaccaagcaagcgacaccatgaagaccaaggagttctccaaacaggtcagggacaaagttgtggagaagcacagacagggttgggttataaaaaaatatccgaaactttgaacataccacggagcaccattaaatccattattaaaaaattgaaagaatatggcaccacaacaaacctgccaagagagggccgcccaccaaaactcacggaccaggcaaggttggcagtaatcagagaggcaacaaagagaccaaagataaccctgaaggagctgcaaagctccacagcggagattggagtatctgtccatagcaccactttaagccgtacacgccacagagctgggctttacggaagagtggccagaaaaaagccattgcttaaagaaaaaaataagcaaacacgtttggtgttctccaaaaggcatgtgggagactccccaaacatatggaagaaggtaccctggtcagatgagactaaaattgagctttttggccatcaaggaaaatgctatgtctggcgcaaacccaatacctctcataaccctgagaacaccatccccacagtgaagcatggtggtggcagcatcatgttgtggggatattTTTAATCATCAGGGACTGAGAaaatggtcagaattgaaggaatgatggatgaagCTAaacacagggaaattcttgagttaagcctgtttcagtcttcaagagatttgagactgggacagaggttcaccttccagcaggacaatgaccctaagcatactgctaaagcaacactcaagtgatttaaagggaaacatttaaatgtcgtGGAATTGCctaatcaaagcccagacctcaatccaattgaggatatgtggtatgacttaaagattgctgtacaccagcggaacccatccaacttgaaggagctggagcagtttgccttgaagaatgggcagaaatcccagaggctagatgtgccaagcttatagagacttgcagctgtaattgctgcaataggtggctctacaaagtattgactttggggggtgaatagtaatGCACGTtttcaagttttccgtttttttgtcttatttcttgtctgTTTGTCAATgagaaatattttgcatcttcaaagtggtaggcatgttgtgtaaatcaaatgatacaaacccccccaaaaaatctattttaattccaggttgtaaggcaacaaaataggaaaaatgccaaggggggtgaatactttcgcaagccactgtagtgtATGAGGCTAGCTCTGATATGTCTCTAGACAAGTTATGGAGACTACAGCCATACCAGGGCTAATTTGAGGCATTTGGTGACTCTGCCATACCTTTGAAGAGGAACACTCTGTCAGATAGCTGGCTCTCGTAAGCAGCATTGATGTTGTCGGGGAGTTCGGGCCAGTAGTTCTTGATGAGGTTCTGCTCTGGTTTGCTGCTCTGAGAGTGGATACGCCAGAAGAACCTGAGGATGGAGGGAAGACATCAGGACGTTAAAGCTCTTGATTACAGATGAACAGGCAACCTGTTTTCCTGGGAAACCGTGTCATTCATTTACTTTTTCTGAGCTGTAGGTTACCATAAGTCACTGAACATTTGATCTAGGCTACATGATTTGCTGTACCTGCCCTTGAAGAACATCTTCTCCCCACGCAAAGTGGTGACAGCATCCAAAACTAGGGTGGGGTCACAGGCATTAGGGGTGGAAGGGGGTGTAGGATCTGGCTTGTCTGGGTTGGGGTTCACATCTGTGTTTGGACCTGGAGGACACAGATACTCATTAATTCAAGTTCCAGTATAAAATTACTTGGAGATCAATTATATAAATTATTTGGCCTGAGCCTTTTTGTTGATGAGTCAAAAGAAAACAAAGTGGAATATAGCAATATAAAGCTAAAGCAAACTGGGCAGACAGAGAAAAGATAATTGAATACTGACCATAGATGTACTGGATACCGTTGACGTCATCGCGGGGCAGAGAGAAGGTGCTGGGGTTTGTGTAGCTGTACACTGGGAA encodes the following:
- the mmp13 gene encoding Collagenase 3 precursor; amino-acid sequence: MKTFNLCLLLINLAIVVYSLPISPPSKEDEALAETYLKRFFNLTEETGPAFKRGPSQRSRKVSEMQSFFGLQVTGTLDAETVTMMKKPRCGVPDVQVSRFTTFDNRKWQTNRVTYRIENYTPDMSVAEVDNSIERALQVWAKVSPLRFTRIYSGIADIMISFGTRNHGDSYPFDGPDGTLAHAFSPGADIGGDAHFDDDESFSFSSTRGYNLFLVAAHEFGHSLGLSHSTDPGALMFPVYSYTNPSTFSLPRDDVNGIQYIYGPNTDVNPNPDKPDPTPPSTPNACDPTLVLDAVTTLRGEKMFFKGRFFWRIHSQSSKPEQNLIKNYWPELPDNINAAYESQLSDRVFLFKDSQVWALYGYDIVPGYPRNLNSLGLPSTVKKVDAALYDVDSRKTLFFVDDKYYSYDEEMKRMDKGFPKRVDEGFPGMTGKVTAAFQVRGFTYLYSGSFMFEYSMRTRRQLRVLGNSYFLPC